GTCACCTTGTCCGACGAGCCAACATCTCCCCGTCGAACCGGAGGTGGTGGTCCATGACGTTCCGCAGGGGCGCGGCCGTGCTCGCGCTCGCCTCGGCGCTGGTCCTCGGCGCGCCCTGGCCCGTGCCGCCGCCGCCCCCCGCCCGGGCCGAGGGCGAGTCGGTGGCCGCGCTGCTGACCCGCCTCCAGCGGCTCTACCGGGACGCCGAGGCCGCCGGGGAGGCGTACAACGCCGCCGGGGCCGAGCTGGCCGCGCAGAGCGCCGAGGTCCGGCGGCTCGGCGGGGACCTGACCCGCACCAGGGACGCGCTGGCGAAGGCGCGGGACGCCGCCGGGCGCCTCGCGCGGGCCCAGTACCAGGGCCGCGGCGACCTCTCCCCCGCCCTGCGGCTGCTGTTCGCGGGCGACCCGGAGCACGCCCTGGACGAGGCGCTGGTGCTGCGTCGCCTGGCCCGCGAGTACGCGGTGACGGTGGCCCGGCTGGAGGGCGGCGAGAAGCGGGCGGACGCGGTGGCGACGGCCGCGCGCCGGGCGCTGGACCGCAAGCAGGCGCTGATCGCCGCACGGCAGCGGGCCCGCGACGGCGCCCTGGCCAGGCTGCGGGAGGTCGAGAAGGCCCTCGCCGGGCTGTCGCCGCAGCGCCTCGCGGAGATCGCCGCGCTGGAACGGGACCAGACCGGCCAAGCGCAGCGGGAACTGCTCGACGGCGGCGCCCTGGCGGAGGAGGGCGCCCCGTCCCCGCAGGGCGCCGAGGCCGTGGCGTACGCGGCGGAGCAGCTCGGCAAGCCGTACGAGGCTGGTGCCTCGGGCCCGCGCGCCTTCGACGACTCGGGGCTCGCCGTTCGGGCCTGGGCGGCGGCGGGCAGGCCGGTGCCGCGCACCAGCGGCGAGCAGTGGCGGACCCTGCCCAGGGTGCCGCTGCGGTCGCTGCGCCCCGGCGACCTGGTCGTCTACTTCCCGGAGGCCACTCACGTGGCGCTGTACGCGGGCGGCGGGCGGGTCGTGCACGCGCCGCGCCCCGGCGCCGCCGTGGCCGTGTCGCCGCTCGCCGCGCTCCCGGTGCTGGGCGCCGTACGGCCCGACGCGGACGCCCCGCCGCTGGCCGCGTACACCCCGCCGGACCTGGAACGCGGCGGGGTGTGACGGACGGTCCCGGCGGCGGCCTCCGGCAGGACGTCACGCCCCGGCGGCGGCCTCCTTCAGCAGGGCGGCGGTCTTGTCCGGGTCGTACAGGAAGTTCTCGAAGTCGGCCGGGTCGTTGAAGCCGTTCGCGAAGCGGTGGGCGACGGCCGGGTACTCCTGCCCGGCGCCGATCAGCTGGAGGACGTGCTCCGGCGGGACGCCCAGCATGGCGTTGGTCCACTTGGTGACGTGCTGGGCGGTGTCCCAGTACCGGTCGAACGTGGCGCGCATCCACTCCTCGTCGAACGGCCGGTCGCCGTGCTCGACGATGGACGCCAGGTAGCTCGCGGCACACTTGGCGGCGGAGTTCGAACCCTGCCCGGTGATGGGGTCGTTGGCGACGACGACGTCCGCGACGCCCAGGACCAGGCCGCCGCCGGGGAGGCGCCCGACGGGCTTGCGGACGGTCGGCGCGTACCGGCCCGCGAGGGTGCCGCCCGCGTCGGTCAGCTCGACCTTGGTGGCGCGGGCGTACTCCCACGGCGTGAAGCGCTCCATCAGCTCCAGGGTGAGCGCCAGGTGCTCGGCCGGGTCCTTGACGCCCCGGAACACGTCGAGCGGGCCGCCGGGGACGCCCTCCCAGAACAGGATGTCCGCGCGGCCGCTCGTGGTGAGCGTCGGCATCACGAACAGCTCGCCCACGCCGGGCACCAGGTTGCAGCGGACCGCGTCGTACTCGGGGTGCTCGGGGCGCGGGCCGAGG
This genomic window from Streptomyces thermolilacinus SPC6 contains:
- a CDS encoding C40 family peptidase, whose translation is MTFRRGAAVLALASALVLGAPWPVPPPPPARAEGESVAALLTRLQRLYRDAEAAGEAYNAAGAELAAQSAEVRRLGGDLTRTRDALAKARDAAGRLARAQYQGRGDLSPALRLLFAGDPEHALDEALVLRRLAREYAVTVARLEGGEKRADAVATAARRALDRKQALIAARQRARDGALARLREVEKALAGLSPQRLAEIAALERDQTGQAQRELLDGGALAEEGAPSPQGAEAVAYAAEQLGKPYEAGASGPRAFDDSGLAVRAWAAAGRPVPRTSGEQWRTLPRVPLRSLRPGDLVVYFPEATHVALYAGGGRVVHAPRPGAAVAVSPLAALPVLGAVRPDADAPPLAAYTPPDLERGGV
- a CDS encoding styrene monooxygenase/indole monooxygenase family protein; this encodes MRKILIVGAGQSGLQLALGLQAQGYEVTLMSNRTADEIRYGRVMSTQCMFHTALQHERDLGLNFWEPQAPRIEGLGISVAGPDGSRAVDWVGRLDGYAQSVDQRVKMAGWMDTFAQRGGQLVIHGAAVSDLDFFARTYDLVLVAAGKGELVSMFERDASRSPFTEPQRALAVAYVHGLGPRPEHPEYDAVRCNLVPGVGELFVMPTLTTSGRADILFWEGVPGGPLDVFRGVKDPAEHLALTLELMERFTPWEYARATKVELTDAGGTLAGRYAPTVRKPVGRLPGGGLVLGVADVVVANDPITGQGSNSAAKCAASYLASIVEHGDRPFDEEWMRATFDRYWDTAQHVTKWTNAMLGVPPEHVLQLIGAGQEYPAVAHRFANGFNDPADFENFLYDPDKTAALLKEAAAGA